A single genomic interval of Bradyrhizobium sp. AZCC 1693 harbors:
- a CDS encoding zinc-binding dehydrogenase: protein MSDGKSGLQLRSLLKKSGELELSLVDVPTPEPADDEVVVRVEATPINPSDLGLLIGPADMSTAKVSGTQDAPVVTAKMPEAALRMMAARLDQSLPVGNEGAGVVIRTGSSDAAKALMGKNVSMIGGAMYSQYRTMKVRDVMELPSGTTPADGASWFVNPLTALGMTETMRRENHKALVHTAAASNLGQMLNKICIKDGIGLVNIVRSKEQADILHKIGAKHVVDSTADSFMDDLTNALVETGATIAFDAIGGGKLAGQILTCMESAANKTSKEYSRYGSNVYKQVYIYGSLDNRPTELSRAFGLTWGVGGWLLTPFLQKIGPAEIGRLRQRVASELKTTFASHYTQVVSLQETLQLPNIAIYNKRSTGEKFLINPNKG, encoded by the coding sequence ATGAGTGACGGCAAAAGCGGGCTGCAACTGCGTTCGCTGCTCAAGAAGAGCGGCGAACTCGAACTGTCGCTGGTGGATGTCCCGACTCCCGAGCCGGCCGACGACGAAGTCGTGGTCCGGGTCGAGGCGACGCCGATCAACCCGTCCGATCTCGGGCTCCTGATCGGCCCGGCCGACATGTCGACCGCCAAGGTTTCCGGTACCCAGGACGCGCCCGTGGTCACGGCAAAGATGCCGGAAGCGGCGCTGCGGATGATGGCGGCGCGGCTCGACCAGTCGCTGCCGGTCGGCAACGAGGGCGCCGGCGTCGTGATCAGGACCGGATCCTCGGATGCCGCCAAGGCGCTGATGGGCAAGAATGTCTCGATGATCGGCGGCGCGATGTACTCGCAGTACCGCACCATGAAGGTGAGGGACGTCATGGAGCTGCCATCAGGCACCACGCCCGCCGACGGCGCGTCATGGTTCGTCAATCCGCTAACCGCGCTCGGCATGACCGAAACCATGCGGCGCGAAAATCACAAGGCGCTGGTGCACACCGCCGCCGCGTCGAATCTCGGCCAGATGCTCAACAAGATCTGCATCAAGGACGGCATCGGCCTCGTCAACATCGTGCGCAGCAAGGAGCAGGCCGATATCCTGCACAAGATCGGCGCCAAGCATGTCGTCGATTCCACCGCAGATAGCTTCATGGACGATCTGACCAACGCGCTGGTGGAAACCGGCGCCACAATTGCGTTCGACGCCATCGGCGGCGGCAAGCTCGCGGGCCAAATCCTCACCTGCATGGAGAGCGCGGCCAACAAGACCTCCAAGGAATACAGCCGCTATGGCTCCAACGTGTACAAGCAGGTCTATATCTACGGCAGCCTCGATAACCGTCCGACCGAATTGAGCCGGGCGTTCGGATTGACCTGGGGGGTCGGCGGCTGGCTCCTGACGCCGTTCCTGCAGAAGATCGGCCCCGCCGAAATCGGCCGCTTGCGCCAGCGCGTCGCTTCCGAACTCAAGACCACCTTTGCCAGCCACTACACGCAGGTGGTGTCGTTGCAGGAGACGCTGCAACTCCCCAACATCGCGATCTACAACAAGCGCTCCACCGGCGAGAAATTCCTGATCAATCCGAACAAGGGCTGA
- a CDS encoding FtsB family cell division protein has product MVSRTRLKSILTGLALYTMAALMVGYFGVNAYTGKYGLNARQELDQEIVALTSELARLKRERAQGEQRVSLLRSNRVDPDILDERARFQLDYANPRDLVRTIKPN; this is encoded by the coding sequence ATGGTCTCCCGCACGCGCCTAAAATCCATATTGACAGGCCTCGCCCTCTATACGATGGCGGCGCTGATGGTCGGCTATTTCGGCGTCAACGCCTATACCGGCAAATACGGGCTGAACGCGCGCCAGGAACTCGATCAGGAGATCGTCGCGCTGACTTCCGAACTGGCGCGGCTGAAGCGGGAGCGGGCGCAGGGCGAGCAGCGGGTGTCGCTGTTGCGGTCGAACCGGGTCGATCCCGACATACTCGACGAGCGCGCGCGCTTCCAACTCGACTACGCCAATCCGCGCGATCTGGTCCGGACCATCAAGCCGAACTGA
- a CDS encoding c-type cytochrome has product MRLLAVLLLLPVLLPASATAEEKGAQAFAPCRACHSLDPAERNLPGPNLSGVIGRAIGGDAAFDYSPVLRKARDEGLRWDAERLATFLADPAGMFPGLWMSMRGIEDASERQALVRYLTDPRSR; this is encoded by the coding sequence GTGAGATTGCTTGCCGTTCTGCTGCTGTTGCCCGTTCTACTGCCCGCCTCCGCCACCGCGGAGGAAAAAGGCGCGCAAGCGTTCGCGCCCTGCCGCGCCTGCCACAGCCTCGACCCGGCCGAGCGCAACCTGCCCGGCCCCAATCTGTCCGGCGTGATCGGACGTGCGATCGGCGGTGACGCTGCGTTCGACTATTCGCCGGTGCTGCGCAAGGCGCGCGACGAGGGCCTGCGCTGGGACGCAGAGCGGCTCGCGACCTTCCTCGCCGATCCTGCAGGCATGTTTCCGGGATTGTGGATGTCGATGCGCGGGATCGAGGATGCCAGCGAACGGCAGGCGCTGGTGCGGTATCTCACGGATCCCCGATCCCGCTAG
- a CDS encoding NADPH-dependent FMN reductase, producing MATHTIVTIVGSLRKESFSLKIANALAKLAPASLKLDVTTLESISFFNQDLEANPPADWLAFREKLQQSNGVLFITPEYNRSIPGVLKNAIDVGSRPYGKSSFLGKPVGIISNSPGALGGVNAAKHLQNILPGIAGPILGQPEIYLNGIGDAFDDKGQLTKEAVQKVLQQYIGAFAAFIEKQNGR from the coding sequence ATGGCCACCCACACCATCGTCACGATCGTAGGTTCTCTTCGCAAGGAGAGCTTTTCGCTCAAGATCGCCAATGCGCTCGCAAAACTGGCGCCGGCCTCGCTGAAGCTCGACGTGACCACGCTCGAAAGCATTTCCTTCTTCAACCAGGATCTGGAAGCCAATCCCCCGGCCGACTGGCTGGCGTTCCGCGAAAAGCTGCAGCAGTCGAACGGTGTGCTGTTCATCACGCCCGAATACAACCGCTCGATCCCCGGCGTGTTGAAGAACGCCATCGACGTCGGCTCGCGCCCCTACGGCAAGAGCTCGTTCCTCGGCAAGCCGGTCGGCATCATCAGCAACTCCCCGGGCGCGCTCGGCGGTGTCAACGCGGCCAAGCATCTGCAGAACATCCTGCCCGGTATTGCCGGCCCGATCCTCGGCCAGCCCGAAATCTATCTCAACGGCATCGGCGACGCGTTCGACGACAAGGGCCAGCTCACCAAGGAAGCGGTGCAGAAGGTGCTGCAGCAATACATCGGCGCCTTTGCCGCGTTCATCGAGAAGCAGAACGGTAGGTAG
- a CDS encoding HlyD family secretion protein has translation MLELLLCSLVTIFPDYLYRRYRQGKRVGHEITLYSVWFELRFGIIACLMLTVSLITMIFYYHPSTSSATLFYRTIPIVPEITGRVAEVGLDVSAPVKKGDVLFRLDSAKQEASLLTARRKIAEIDAAMLAAQADIMKAEGQLQEAKGALQQATDELDTKRELQKRNPGIVPQRDIEKLEVAAAGRQGSLDAATASKQSVTTRLSALLPAEKASAEAALAEAQVDLDKTVIRAGVDGRVEQFALKPGDIVNPMIRSAGVLIPEAAGRRTLMAGFGQIEAQVMKVGMVAEATCISKPWTVIPMVVTNVQDYIAAGQFRGGEQLVEAQQVLRPGTILVFMEPIYKGGLEGVTPGSSCIANAYTSNHELISSGEIGSFKSFGLHVVDAVGLVHAMLLRIQALLLPIKTLVLSGH, from the coding sequence ATGCTTGAGCTGCTCCTCTGCTCGCTGGTGACGATTTTTCCGGACTATCTCTATCGCCGCTATCGGCAGGGAAAGCGCGTCGGCCACGAAATCACGCTCTATTCGGTCTGGTTCGAACTGCGATTTGGCATCATCGCCTGCCTGATGCTCACGGTCTCGCTGATCACGATGATCTTCTACTATCATCCGTCGACCTCGTCGGCGACGTTGTTCTATCGGACCATTCCGATTGTGCCCGAAATAACCGGCCGGGTGGCGGAAGTTGGCCTCGATGTCAGCGCGCCCGTCAAGAAAGGTGACGTGCTTTTCAGGCTCGACAGCGCCAAGCAGGAAGCGTCGCTACTGACCGCCAGGCGCAAGATCGCCGAAATCGATGCCGCCATGCTGGCGGCGCAGGCCGACATCATGAAGGCGGAAGGCCAGCTTCAGGAAGCCAAAGGCGCGCTGCAGCAGGCAACCGACGAACTCGACACCAAACGCGAATTGCAGAAGCGCAACCCCGGCATTGTTCCGCAACGCGACATCGAAAAGCTCGAAGTGGCCGCCGCGGGTCGCCAGGGTTCTCTCGACGCCGCTACCGCTTCCAAACAATCCGTGACGACGCGGCTCAGCGCGCTTCTGCCGGCGGAGAAGGCGAGCGCGGAGGCGGCGCTGGCCGAAGCGCAGGTCGATCTGGACAAGACCGTTATTCGCGCTGGTGTCGACGGGCGGGTCGAGCAGTTCGCGCTCAAGCCGGGCGATATCGTCAATCCGATGATACGGTCGGCCGGCGTTCTGATTCCGGAGGCGGCGGGTCGGCGTACTCTCATGGCAGGGTTTGGGCAGATCGAGGCCCAGGTCATGAAGGTCGGAATGGTGGCCGAAGCGACCTGCATTTCCAAGCCTTGGACGGTCATCCCGATGGTGGTGACCAATGTCCAGGACTACATCGCGGCCGGTCAGTTCAGGGGCGGCGAGCAACTGGTTGAGGCGCAGCAGGTTCTGCGTCCGGGCACCATTCTCGTTTTCATGGAGCCGATCTACAAGGGCGGGCTGGAGGGCGTGACGCCCGGCAGCAGTTGTATCGCCAACGCCTACACCAGCAATCACGAACTGATCTCGTCAGGGGAAATCGGTTCGTTCAAGAGCTTCGGGTTGCATGTCGTCGACGCCGTCGGACTTGTGCACGCGATGCTGTTGCGGATTCAGGCCCTGCTGCTGCCGATCAAGACGCTGGTGCTGAGCGGGCATTGA
- a CDS encoding FkbM family methyltransferase, whose translation MIARKTARFLLKYASSDPLRLADIVHRRAIEQFRTPPTGVATTRFSGVHYEIDMSLHRMMKKYFFHTHEMFLERIFKRCLAAGKTFVDIGANCGYWSAYALSLVGQSGEVHAFEPVPQYFTFVRRLAELNPDYRIVANQIACGARPGAFPMAVVAPRAENFDNYDTNIGSSSLAAGFLDHASELTENITVEVIAFDDYVRERKIDLDRVGLIKIDVEGFEAAVFDGMQGVLAKSGRKVPILCEVLTDLNRPEPLDGRRIIERLEDCGYRCLDATHLRPIDRDALGFEENILCL comes from the coding sequence ATGATTGCTCGGAAAACCGCCCGCTTCCTCCTGAAATATGCATCGAGCGATCCGCTCAGGCTTGCCGATATCGTGCACCGCCGCGCGATCGAGCAGTTCCGAACGCCGCCGACGGGCGTCGCGACCACGCGCTTCAGCGGCGTGCATTACGAGATCGACATGTCGTTGCATCGCATGATGAAGAAGTATTTCTTCCATACCCACGAAATGTTTCTTGAACGCATCTTCAAGCGCTGCCTCGCTGCCGGCAAGACCTTCGTCGATATCGGCGCCAATTGCGGCTACTGGTCGGCCTATGCCTTGTCGCTCGTGGGCCAAAGCGGAGAGGTGCACGCCTTCGAGCCGGTGCCGCAATATTTCACCTTTGTCCGACGGCTCGCGGAGCTCAATCCCGATTATCGGATCGTCGCCAATCAGATTGCCTGCGGCGCGCGGCCCGGCGCCTTCCCGATGGCCGTCGTCGCGCCGCGCGCGGAGAATTTCGACAATTACGATACCAATATCGGGTCGAGTTCACTTGCTGCCGGCTTCCTCGACCACGCCAGCGAGCTCACGGAAAATATCACCGTTGAGGTTATCGCCTTCGATGATTATGTACGCGAGCGGAAAATCGATCTCGATCGCGTCGGCCTTATCAAGATCGACGTCGAAGGTTTCGAGGCTGCGGTCTTCGACGGCATGCAAGGCGTGCTGGCAAAGAGCGGTCGCAAAGTGCCGATCCTGTGCGAGGTCCTCACCGATCTGAATCGTCCCGAGCCGCTGGACGGCAGACGGATCATTGAACGCCTCGAGGATTGTGGCTACCGCTGCCTCGATGCCACGCATTTGCGACCGATCGATCGCGATGCGCTTGGTTTTGAGGAGAACATTCTCTGCCTCTGA
- the eno gene encoding phosphopyruvate hydratase produces the protein MTAIVDIIGREILDSRGNPTVEVDVVLEDGSIGRAAVPSGASTGAHEAVELRDGDQKRYLGKGVQKAVEAVNGEIFEALSDQAVEEQIQIDQIMIDLDGTPNKSRLGANAILGVSLACAKAAAESFDMPLYRYVGGTSARTLPVPMMNIINGGVHADNPIDFQEFMILPVGAATFAEALRCGSEIFHTLRSELKKAGHNTNVGDEGGFAPNIPSADAALDFVVSAIGKAGYKAGDDVMLGLDCAATEFFKDGNYVYGGENKTRSRSEQAKYLADLVSRYPIVTVEDGMSEDDMEGWKELTDLIGKKCQLVGDDLFVTNVTRLADGIKNGRANSILIKVNQIGTLTETLAAVELAHKYGYTSVMSHRSGETEDSTIADLAVATNCGQIKTGSLARSDRTAKYNQLLRIEQQLGEQAKYAGKAALKALA, from the coding sequence ATGACCGCCATCGTCGACATCATTGGCCGTGAAATTCTCGATAGCCGGGGCAATCCCACCGTTGAAGTCGATGTGGTGCTGGAAGACGGCTCGATCGGCCGCGCGGCGGTTCCCTCTGGCGCCTCGACCGGCGCGCATGAGGCGGTCGAACTGCGGGACGGCGACCAGAAGCGTTATCTCGGCAAGGGCGTGCAGAAGGCGGTCGAGGCCGTCAACGGCGAAATCTTCGAGGCGCTGAGCGACCAGGCCGTCGAGGAGCAGATCCAGATCGACCAGATCATGATCGATCTCGACGGCACGCCAAACAAGAGCAGGCTAGGGGCCAACGCCATCCTCGGCGTCTCGCTGGCGTGCGCCAAGGCGGCGGCGGAGTCCTTCGACATGCCGCTCTATCGCTATGTCGGCGGCACCTCGGCGCGGACGCTGCCGGTGCCGATGATGAACATCATCAATGGCGGCGTGCATGCCGACAACCCGATCGACTTCCAGGAATTCATGATCCTGCCGGTGGGCGCCGCGACCTTCGCCGAGGCGTTGCGCTGCGGCTCGGAAATTTTCCATACGCTGCGCAGTGAACTGAAGAAAGCCGGCCACAACACCAATGTCGGCGACGAGGGCGGTTTTGCGCCGAATATCCCGTCGGCGGATGCAGCCCTCGACTTCGTGGTGAGCGCGATCGGCAAGGCCGGCTACAAGGCAGGCGACGACGTGATGCTCGGGCTCGATTGCGCGGCGACCGAGTTTTTCAAGGACGGCAATTACGTCTATGGCGGCGAGAACAAAACCCGCTCCCGCTCGGAACAGGCGAAATATCTCGCCGATCTCGTCTCGCGCTATCCGATCGTCACTGTCGAGGACGGCATGTCCGAAGACGACATGGAAGGCTGGAAGGAATTGACCGATCTCATCGGCAAGAAGTGCCAGCTCGTCGGCGACGACCTGTTCGTCACCAACGTCACGCGCCTTGCCGACGGCATCAAGAACGGCCGCGCCAACTCGATCCTGATCAAGGTCAACCAGATCGGCACGCTGACGGAAACGCTCGCCGCCGTCGAACTGGCCCACAAATACGGCTACACCTCCGTGATGTCGCACCGCTCCGGCGAAACCGAGGACTCCACCATCGCCGACCTTGCGGTCGCAACCAATTGTGGCCAGATCAAAACCGGCTCGCTCGCGCGCTCCGACCGCACCGCCAAGTACAACCAGCTCCTGCGCATCGAACAGCAGCTCGGCGAGCAGGCGAAATATGCCGGCAAGGCGGCGCTCAAGGCTCTGGCGTAA
- the queF gene encoding preQ(1) synthase has translation MAKKSLQKSLQLGRAVEWPDSPEKAQLDRVPNPQADTNYLVRFTAPEFTSICPVTGQPDFAHLMIDYVPGQWLLESKSLKLYVASFRNHGAFHEDCTVMIGKRIAAEIKPKWLRIGGYWYPRGGIPIDVFWQTGRLPKGMWIPDQGVAPYRGRG, from the coding sequence ATGGCCAAAAAATCATTGCAGAAATCATTGCAACTCGGCCGCGCCGTGGAATGGCCGGACAGCCCGGAAAAGGCGCAGCTCGACCGCGTGCCCAATCCGCAGGCGGATACCAATTATCTGGTCCGCTTCACCGCGCCGGAATTCACCTCGATCTGTCCGGTGACGGGCCAGCCTGATTTCGCGCATCTGATGATCGACTATGTGCCGGGCCAGTGGCTGCTGGAATCCAAATCGCTGAAACTCTATGTCGCCAGCTTCCGCAATCACGGCGCCTTCCACGAGGATTGCACGGTCATGATCGGCAAGCGGATCGCGGCCGAGATCAAGCCGAAATGGCTTCGCATCGGCGGCTACTGGTATCCGCGCGGCGGCATCCCGATCGACGTGTTCTGGCAGACCGGCAGATTGCCGAAGGGCATGTGGATCCCCGACCAGGGCGTCGCGCCGTATCGCGGGCGGGGTTAG
- a CDS encoding Vgb family protein: MNRRKFLGTAAIGILAAPALLRRAAAAQEGPFRVKYYPLDSGVGVHDVTPAPDGAVWFTGQRNGTLGRLDPRDGSSKLISLGKGAAPHNVTIGPDGAPWITEGGQNAIARVDPGDHKVTLFRLPEKAAYANLNTGVFDKGGIYWFTGQSGIYGRLDPKSGDMAIFKAPRGVGPYGITVTPKGEVWYASLAGNYVARIDPTSGEATVFEPPTPKQGARRVWSDSKGRIWVSEWNSGNVSVHDPADGSWKAWKLPGTSPRAYAVYVDDKDKVWLTDFSANVIVRFDPVTEKFNAFPSDKSGANVRQLDGRPGETWGGESGNDRLVMIQTTAPA; this comes from the coding sequence ATGAATCGCCGCAAGTTTCTTGGAACCGCCGCCATTGGTATCCTCGCCGCGCCCGCCCTGCTGCGAAGGGCCGCCGCCGCCCAGGAAGGCCCGTTCCGCGTCAAATATTATCCGCTCGACTCCGGCGTGGGGGTGCATGACGTGACACCGGCCCCCGACGGCGCGGTCTGGTTCACCGGACAGCGCAACGGAACATTGGGACGGCTGGATCCGCGGGATGGTTCGTCCAAACTGATCAGTCTCGGCAAAGGCGCGGCGCCCCATAACGTCACCATTGGCCCGGACGGCGCACCGTGGATCACTGAGGGCGGACAGAATGCGATTGCGCGCGTCGACCCCGGCGATCACAAGGTGACGCTATTTCGACTGCCCGAAAAGGCGGCTTATGCCAACCTGAACACCGGCGTGTTCGACAAAGGCGGCATCTACTGGTTCACCGGCCAATCCGGCATCTATGGCCGACTCGACCCGAAATCGGGTGACATGGCCATATTCAAGGCGCCCCGTGGTGTCGGGCCTTACGGCATCACGGTCACCCCGAAGGGCGAGGTCTGGTACGCCTCGCTCGCGGGAAATTACGTTGCGCGGATCGATCCGACGAGCGGCGAGGCGACCGTGTTTGAGCCGCCTACGCCCAAGCAGGGCGCGCGCCGCGTGTGGTCGGATTCGAAGGGCCGGATCTGGGTCAGCGAATGGAACAGCGGCAACGTGTCGGTGCACGATCCCGCTGACGGCTCCTGGAAGGCTTGGAAACTGCCGGGCACAAGCCCGCGCGCCTATGCGGTCTACGTCGACGACAAGGACAAGGTCTGGCTGACTGATTTCTCGGCCAATGTGATCGTGCGCTTCGATCCCGTGACCGAAAAGTTCAACGCGTTCCCGAGTGACAAATCGGGCGCGAATGTGCGCCAGCTCGACGGCCGGCCCGGCGAAACCTGGGGCGGCGAATCCGGCAACGACCGCCTCGTCATGATTCAGACGACGGCGCCTGCGTGA